The genomic interval AAAATGTGCTCCAGTCGTAAGGCGCGACCTGGTTCATGGCAGTTACGAGCTGGTCGAAGTTGTAGGGGACGACTTCCGGTGCCCCGCTTGGGGCTCCGTAAAAGAGCTTGCAGAAGTCATCGAGCGACTTTTTGCCTTGCGTGAGGTTGCGGATTATGGTGTCAGCCTCCAGCCAGATCAGCGATCCATCCTGATAAAAGTCGGTGCTGCGGCGCCACGAAACCCACGCCTTGGTGCGGTTGCCGTATGTATCCTGCGCGTCACGGGCGGTATCGAGCACGTTGCGCCAACTGCGGCCAGGACGGTCGCGGTCCATCTCGGAGGCAACCAGCGCCAGTTCATCGCGGTACTCCTCCGGGGTCCATAGCCGGCTGCGGGCCGTGAATACATTGCCCAGATAGGTCGTCAGACCCTCATAGACCCACAACAAGTCACCAACCATGGGCTCCTGGTAATCGGGGGTTGCTAATCCCGCCGGGCGGCGGTATTTCCCATTCCAGGAGTGCGTCATTTCGTGCGGCATCAAGCCGGCGGAGTACCTGCGGAAATCGTCATCCACCAGGGCGCCTTCGTTGGTGCGGTCGTCGCTGGATTCGTGGTGCTCCAGCCCAAAATGCGCTGTGTTGTCACTCAGAGTAAGCAGGAAGTCGTAGTGGCGATAGTGGGTTGCGCCGAAGAGCGCGCGGGTTTCTGCCACAAGATTTTTGAGGTGATCGAGCTCTTCCAGCGTGATTTCCAGTGCAGCGGCCCGGTCAGCGGCAACATCAAGCGAAACTTGCGGGTCGCTTTCTTTCAGGGTAAGTTTTTTAAAATATTCTCCCGCCAGCACCGGCGAATCCACCAGGGTGACCAGGGAAACCGGCGCAAATTGCACGGTGCCGCCTGCTTCACCCGTGCTTTGCAAAGCGGTGCCGTATTTCCATCCCGCGGGCAGCTTCAGGCTTGCGGTGAAGGTGATGTCGCTGGCCTTCCAGCCCTTGGGATATAACAGCGCCTGGTTCCAACTAATGATCGTCAGTTTTTCTGTTGCGGAGGCGCCGGAAGAAAAACCTGCGGCCTCGGCGGGGGAAAGGTAATCCAGAACTACGTCAATGGAACTCGCGCCCTGGGGAACTTCGCAGTGCAGGGCATACATATCCACCTGGTCGCGTTGCCAAGCAATCTCTTTACCGTTAGCAAAGAACTTAATCCCGGCCAGGTCTGCGATGGGGCCGGTGGGCGCGTGCTCTCCCGGCAACCACTTGGGATAGTAAAGCGTAAGCGGCCCGGGCGAGGCTTCGATGTTCAGCTTGGCGTGGAAGATCTTGCGCGGCGCTTCGGAGGCATCCACGATGAGAGTGACCTTGGGTGCGGCATTTTCAGCAGGAGCAGCGGCGAAGCCCGCTCCAGGAAGCAAACAGAGAATCAGAGCAAGAAGCGTAATTCGAGGCATGTCAAATCCTAAAGATTGAAGATAAGAAGAACCAAAGAAGATAACAGAATTGGACGAAGCGCTCCAGCGAAGGTGATCAGGCTCACCGCTTCTTTTTGGTTTTGCTGGAATCCTGCAGCGGTTGGGGCTGCGTTGAAGCGACGCTGGCCAGCACCTTGTTGAAGGCCTCCTGCGCCGTCATCTCTTTTTTGCCGCCTTTGTTCTTGCGGTATTTATGCTCAAAATCACAGGTGCGGCAGCGCACCTGGAGTATCTCTTCGCCCATCATGGCCACGATGGAGTGGTCCATGGTGCGTTTGCAGCGCGAACAATGATCGTCAATGACGTCGCCAAGACGCATAGCGGGAATGTATCACAGCCGGCTACTGTGCGGGAGCGTAATAACCCTTACGCGTGCGCACGTGCAGCTTCTTGTTGTTTTGCGCCTCGATCTCAATGGCACGGTAATGACCGTCGGCGCGGAAGTCGGGCGGCTTATAAGCCAAAGCGTACTGGCTGCGCAGCTCTTCCTGGATCTCGGAGAAGGCGTTGGCAACGTCCTCAATCTTGAAGGGAAAGAAAACGCGCCCGCCGGTGGATTCGGCGATGTATTGCAAGACCTTGTCTCCATGCAGAATCATGCCGCTGGTGTTGGTGCTGATGCTGTACACGATTACCTCGGCACGCTGCGCCATCTCCACGGCCTCATCGCGGGAGACGCGGCTCTGATTATCTTCGCCGTCACTCACCAGGATGATCGCGCGCCGCTGCCCCGTGGGGCTGGCGGTCTTCATCAACTTGTCGCGGCAGGCCCAATAAATGGCGTCGTACATGGCCGTGCCGCCGCCCGGGCGCAACATGCGCACGCCGTGCGAGAGCTTCTCGCTATCGTTGGTGAAATCCTGGGTGAGCTCGGCGGTGGTATCAAAGCCGACGATAAAGGCCATATCGGTTTTGGGCCGCACAATCTGGTTGAGAAACTCGATGGCCGCCTCCTGCTCAAACTTGAAGCGGTCGCGGATGGAGTTGCTGGCATCAATCAACAGCCCTACGCGCAGCGGCAGGTCGGTTTCGGGGCGGAACCCGTCGATTTTTTCTACCGGCTTGTGATCGTCGAGCACATGAATATCATTCTGAGTAAGGTTCTTGATGAATTTTCCGTGCTTGTCGGTGACCGTGAAAATCAGGTTTACCTCGTTCACGCCGACGTGGATGGTTTCAGCAGTCGCGTTGTCCGGAATCGCCGACTGAGGCGGATTACCCGGAGCGTTGGAATTAGATGGAGCTGAGAGCGAATCGGCTTTCTGCTCCTGGGCTGCTGCGGCTTTCTGCTGCGCGCTTGCCGGTGTGGGTGCAGGTGCTGCCGGCTTGGCTTGCGGAGGCGGCGCTGGCGGTTTTTGCCGTTGCTGTTGTTCTACAAGCACGGCCGACGGGGCCGAAGGCAGTTGGTCAGAAGACTGCGCCAGGGCTGCGGTAGTAAGCGTTAATGACCCACAAAGAACGAGGGCACACGTTGTAATGCGACAAACTGAGTGCATGTTTTCCTGATTATAGCTGGGTTTTACTGCAAGAATTATAAATTCCCGGAAAAGAAAGCTGACATTACGAAAGGGCATATACATAGATTCCAGCTCACGTGCAAAAAGGAATTTTATTCAGTGATGCTGCCGCGCAAAGCCGAGAGAAAACCTTCCAGTTCGGACGGCAGATCAGACCGTAAAGTGAGCAGCTTTGCGGTTCGCGGATGAAGAAATTCGATCTCGGCAGCGTGCAGAAAATTTCTTGGCAGTGGCTTCAGGGCTTTGATTGTGCCTTGCTTTTGGTTCTGGCCCTTGTATTCCCGGGCTGCGCCATAGAGAGCATCGCCCACCACGGGATGGCCGATGGAGGAAAGATGTACGCGGATCTGGTGGGTACGGCCGGTATCGATTTTGACCTCTAACAGCGCGAACTTGCCCCAGCGGGTGCGTATCCGCTCCAGCACTTTATAGTGAGAGAGAGCTTCGCGGCCCTGCTTCGTGCGCGTGGTCATGCGGGTGCGCCGCGCGCGGTCGCGGCCAATGGCAGCGGAAATCGTTCCGCTTTCCCGCTGCGGCCAGCCTTGCACCAGGGCAAGATATTTTTTCTTCACCTTACGGTCAGAAAATTGTTCCGCCAGCTTGCGATGGGCTACGTCGCTCTTGGCCACCACAATCAAGCCGCTGGTCTCTTTATCTAAACGATGCACAATTCCCGGCCGCAGTTCACCGCCGACCTGCGACAGCTTTTTGAAATGATGCAGCAGAGCGTTGACCAGAGTGCCGCGATTACGCGCCCGCTCACTTGTGCCCGCTCCAGCGTGCACCATCATGCCAGCAGGCTTATTAACGACGGCCAAAGAATCATCTTCATAAACAATGTCGAGAGGAATATCCTCCGGTTCGGCGTGCAGTGGGGGCAGTTTGATTTCGCCGATGAGGTTGATTTCATCGCCGCTCTCGACGGAGTAAGAGGGCTTTTGTTCTTTCCCATTGACCAGGATTTGTTGTTGTGCAATGAGCTGCTGTACGCGGGTACGGCTCACATCGGGAATGCTTGCGGCCAGAAACTGGTCGAGCCGGCGTCCGGCGTGATCCGCGGAGACGGTAAATTTGCCGGCTGACGGATTGGTATCAGGTGCTCTAAGCTGAGATGGCTTGCTCTCAGGCATGGGCTGGTGGTGCGGCGGGCTCGGGTTGGCGGCGGGGCATCCGCATCCACAACAAACCGCCGGCGATGACCATGAGAACGGAGATCAACTGCGTGGTCGTCATCAGACCGTTAAATACACTGCCACGGTCGGGGTCGCCGCGCAAAAATTCCAGAAAGTAACGGGCAATGCCGTAGAGGAACAAATACGTCCCGAAAATCTGGCCGTCAAATTTCTTGCGGCGGAAAAGCCACACCAGCAATGCGAAGTTGAACATCTCAACCAGGAATTCATAAATCTGTGTAGGATGCAGGGGAATCCCTAAAGGCGTTCCTGCAAGCTGGGCCAGAGGACTGGTGAAGGTCACGCCCCAGGGCAGATTGGTAGGTTTTCCGTAACAGCAGCCCGCGGCAAAACAGCCCAGACGGCCGATGGCATGACCCAGGGCAAGTCCGGGGGCGAAAACATCCATGGTCTTGAAAACCGGCATACGATGACGCAGCCCATAAACCAATCCGGCGGCAAGGGCGGCTACGACCCCGCCGGAAAAAACTCCGGCTTGTTGCAGAAAGTTCAGGCTGAACAAGGCGGAAGGGTTGTGGACGTAGAAATCCCACTCATTAAGAACCAGCAGCAGCTTGGCGCCAATGAGGGCGGCAAAGATGCAAACAATCCCCAGGGACCAGGCGCGCTCGGGATCAATGCCTTCACGGCGCGCAAAACGGACCACGGTAAACAGCCCGATAATCAGCGCCAGGGCAACCAGCACACCATAGGTGGCCAGGCTGAAATGGCCGATTTGAAGGAGTCGGGGAAACATGCGAGATGCTTATCAAGATTGTAACAAGAGGATTACAGCAGGGAACGCTGATTTAGATGGCGACCAAGCGTATAGAGCCAGCAAAAAAACAAGCCGACCCACGGGGCCGTGAGGTGAGCCGCTAATGAACCTGTCGTTAGACAGTTTGGGCGCCCTCCGCAGCCCTTTAGGCATTTCCGCATGACGGAACATTGCGCACCAGGCCGATTCGAGTCGGGCTCCCGTTCATTTGAATGTTGGTTCAAATAACGGTTATCACCAGCACAAACTTAGCAGGCCGGCTCTTACATCGGGATGCTAAAGAAATCCGAGGGAGATGGCAAGTGCTCCCGGAAAAAAGTTGGAACCAGAATTGCCGAAAATAAGCTCTTAAGCTTTTAGCCCTTAGCTAAAGGCTACCAGATATTGGCTGAATGCTGACCGCTGAGTGTTTTTAGGTAGTGTCCTAACACTGTGTTGCTGGCCACGGTATTCCTTTGTCTCGGTGAGCGCGGAAAGAGTTTATAGCTGCTTCCAGTCTCTTCTTTCTAGCTTCCAAGTGTTTTAACTTCCGTTCTGCGTCCTCTATGGCCGTATCCCAAAGTTTGCTTTTTTTAGTGGAATTTTCTTGACTTTTACGCAATTGCATAATATTCTCGCATAAGTGATTGGTTTAAATTTAAATGACTATTAACTCTTACAAAAACGCTTTGATTCAGGCACAAGCTGACCTTGAGCACGCAGCTAATAAGCGCGATGAATGGGTTATGGAAGTTGCTCGTTTGGAGCAACTGGTAAAGTCGCTTGAAGCTATGTGTGAACGCGGTAAAGATTCGACTAAGAAACCGGAAGAAATCGGAATACAGGAATTGGTTTTTACTTGTGTGCGTATGTCGCCTAAGCCAGTGACCGCCAAAGACGTTAAA from Terriglobales bacterium carries:
- a CDS encoding VWA domain-containing protein, with amino-acid sequence MHSVCRITTCALVLCGSLTLTTAALAQSSDQLPSAPSAVLVEQQQRQKPPAPPPQAKPAAPAPTPASAQQKAAAAQEQKADSLSAPSNSNAPGNPPQSAIPDNATAETIHVGVNEVNLIFTVTDKHGKFIKNLTQNDIHVLDDHKPVEKIDGFRPETDLPLRVGLLIDASNSIRDRFKFEQEAAIEFLNQIVRPKTDMAFIVGFDTTAELTQDFTNDSEKLSHGVRMLRPGGGTAMYDAIYWACRDKLMKTASPTGQRRAIILVSDGEDNQSRVSRDEAVEMAQRAEVIVYSISTNTSGMILHGDKVLQYIAESTGGRVFFPFKIEDVANAFSEIQEELRSQYALAYKPPDFRADGHYRAIEIEAQNNKKLHVRTRKGYYAPAQ
- the lgt gene encoding prolipoprotein diacylglyceryl transferase → MFPRLLQIGHFSLATYGVLVALALIIGLFTVVRFARREGIDPERAWSLGIVCIFAALIGAKLLLVLNEWDFYVHNPSALFSLNFLQQAGVFSGGVVAALAAGLVYGLRHRMPVFKTMDVFAPGLALGHAIGRLGCFAAGCCYGKPTNLPWGVTFTSPLAQLAGTPLGIPLHPTQIYEFLVEMFNFALLVWLFRRKKFDGQIFGTYLFLYGIARYFLEFLRGDPDRGSVFNGLMTTTQLISVLMVIAGGLLWMRMPRRQPEPAAPPAHA
- a CDS encoding RluA family pseudouridine synthase, with the translated sequence MPESKPSQLRAPDTNPSAGKFTVSADHAGRRLDQFLAASIPDVSRTRVQQLIAQQQILVNGKEQKPSYSVESGDEINLIGEIKLPPLHAEPEDIPLDIVYEDDSLAVVNKPAGMMVHAGAGTSERARNRGTLVNALLHHFKKLSQVGGELRPGIVHRLDKETSGLIVVAKSDVAHRKLAEQFSDRKVKKKYLALVQGWPQRESGTISAAIGRDRARRTRMTTRTKQGREALSHYKVLERIRTRWGKFALLEVKIDTGRTHQIRVHLSSIGHPVVGDALYGAAREYKGQNQKQGTIKALKPLPRNFLHAAEIEFLHPRTAKLLTLRSDLPSELEGFLSALRGSITE